One genomic segment of Marinitoga piezophila KA3 includes these proteins:
- a CDS encoding pseudouridine-5'-phosphate glycosidase, with protein MIEKYLEISPEVKKALEEGKPVVALESTIISHGMPYPQNVETALNVEKVVRDNGAIPATIAIINGKLKAGLSEEEIEYLGKKGYSVMKVSRRDIPYVISKKIDGATTVAGTMIIAEMAGIKVFATGGIGGVHRNAQETFDISADLQELANTNVAVVCAGAKSILDLGLTLEYLETFGVPVIGYQTEELPAFYTRKSGFNVNFRLDTPEEIAEFLKAKWALNLKGGAVIANPIPEEYQMDYDTITKAIEDALKEAEKLGIKGKETTPFLLAKIKEITGGESLKSNIQLVYNNAKLAALIAKSL; from the coding sequence ATGATTGAAAAATACCTTGAAATTTCACCAGAAGTAAAAAAAGCTTTAGAAGAAGGAAAACCTGTTGTAGCTCTTGAATCAACAATAATATCCCACGGAATGCCATATCCACAAAATGTTGAAACAGCTTTAAACGTTGAAAAAGTAGTTAGAGACAATGGAGCAATCCCTGCCACTATAGCTATTATTAATGGAAAACTAAAAGCTGGATTATCCGAAGAAGAAATTGAATATTTAGGTAAAAAAGGATATTCAGTAATGAAAGTAAGTAGAAGAGATATTCCATATGTAATTTCCAAAAAAATAGATGGAGCAACAACTGTAGCTGGAACAATGATTATCGCCGAAATGGCTGGAATAAAAGTTTTTGCAACCGGTGGAATCGGAGGAGTTCATAGAAACGCCCAGGAAACCTTTGATATTTCTGCAGACCTTCAGGAATTAGCAAACACAAATGTTGCAGTGGTTTGTGCCGGTGCCAAATCCATACTCGATCTTGGATTAACTTTAGAATATCTTGAAACTTTTGGCGTTCCAGTTATTGGATACCAAACTGAAGAATTACCAGCATTTTATACACGAAAAAGCGGTTTTAATGTCAATTTCAGATTAGACACACCAGAAGAAATTGCAGAATTTTTAAAAGCAAAATGGGCATTAAACTTAAAAGGTGGAGCTGTTATTGCTAATCCTATCCCTGAAGAATATCAAATGGATTATGACACCATAACCAAAGCTATCGAAGATGCTTTAAAAGAAGCAGAAAAACTTGGAATAAAAGGTAAAGAAACTACGCCGTTTCTATTGGCAAAAATAAAAGAAATAACAGGCGGCGAAAGTTTAAAATCAAATATTCAACTTGTATACAATAATGCAAAACTTGCTGCATTAATTGCTAAATCATTATAA
- a CDS encoding DUF2202 domain-containing protein: MKKGLLLGSMILILVIMSFAGGFFNNPAAAVEALPVQELSASEIDGLLQMREEEKLARDVYLTLYDIWGVQTFYNIAQSEQTHMNAVKTILDKYDIEDPITDYTVGVFKNEELKKLYDQLVEQGKTSIIDALKVGATIEDLDIYDLEELIKETDNEDIKVVYENLKFGSENHMRAFVGLLERYNETYSAQYISPDELSDILNGSENAQPGNGYRGGRK, translated from the coding sequence ATGAAAAAAGGTTTGTTATTAGGAAGTATGATTTTAATATTAGTAATAATGTCATTTGCAGGAGGCTTTTTTAATAATCCAGCAGCAGCTGTTGAAGCATTACCAGTTCAAGAATTATCAGCAAGTGAAATTGATGGTTTATTACAAATGAGAGAAGAGGAAAAATTAGCAAGAGATGTTTATTTAACATTATATGATATCTGGGGAGTTCAAACGTTTTATAACATTGCTCAATCAGAACAAACACATATGAATGCAGTAAAAACTATTTTAGATAAATATGATATTGAAGATCCAATTACAGATTATACAGTCGGTGTTTTTAAAAATGAAGAATTAAAAAAATTATATGATCAACTTGTTGAACAGGGAAAAACTTCAATCATAGATGCCTTAAAAGTTGGAGCAACAATAGAAGACTTAGATATATATGATCTTGAAGAGTTAATAAAAGAAACAGATAATGAAGATATAAAAGTGGTATATGAAAATCTTAAATTCGGTTCTGAAAATCATATGAGAGCATTTGTGGGGTTATTAGAAAGATATAATGAAACATATTCAGCACAATATATTTCACCAGATGAACTTAGCGATATTTTAAACGGTTCAGAAAATGCTCAACCAGGAAATGGTTATAGAGGCGGTAGAAAATAA
- a CDS encoding AzlD domain-containing protein: MSRYVIIILVMSLVTMIPRILPFIFSDTLGKNKKLKKFFKYIPYTILGMLIIPDIFYSTGNVITGIIGFFAAVILSFFRFNSIVVVITTVLIVYVLNLFVI; the protein is encoded by the coding sequence ATGAGTAGATATGTAATTATTATATTGGTAATGAGTCTGGTTACAATGATTCCAAGAATATTGCCATTTATATTTTCGGATACATTAGGAAAGAATAAAAAGTTAAAAAAGTTTTTCAAGTATATTCCTTATACTATTCTCGGAATGTTGATTATACCGGATATTTTTTATTCAACAGGTAATGTTATTACAGGAATTATAGGTTTTTTTGCTGCAGTAATATTGTCATTTTTTAGGTTTAATTCTATTGTGGTTGTTATAACCACTGTTCTTATAGTTTATGTATTAAATTTATTTGTAATATAA
- a CDS encoding carbohydrate ABC transporter permease yields MASKIKKREARKGLLISSTYLIYAAIFWGYPFVWLLILAFSRWRYVGSPRFAGLRNFIRVLYDPIFWKSFFNVLNFLMYYIPIVLVFSMLFALALSKLKYGRTFVALSFLVANVSSGVAYSIMFSKLFAENGPLNQMIYKYFHTTIPWFTNPQLAMFSISIIVVWKFIGYYGLILYAGIISIPKSIYEAAELDGANKLVKFFKITLPLLNPSIIMVLVFAISLSFGIFTEPYMITGGGPMRSTLMPMMVMYTSAFQKLDPTYAATMSIFTAILSFSIIWITRRLFEREVSIV; encoded by the coding sequence ATGGCATCAAAAATCAAAAAAAGAGAAGCCCGAAAAGGGCTTCTTATATCCTCAACATACTTGATATATGCTGCTATATTTTGGGGATATCCATTTGTATGGCTTCTTATTCTTGCGTTTTCAAGATGGCGATATGTTGGTTCGCCAAGATTTGCCGGATTAAGAAATTTCATAAGAGTGTTGTATGATCCAATATTCTGGAAATCATTTTTTAATGTTTTGAATTTTTTAATGTATTATATTCCTATTGTTCTGGTTTTTTCTATGTTATTCGCATTAGCATTAAGTAAATTAAAATATGGAAGGACATTTGTTGCTTTATCGTTCCTTGTTGCAAATGTATCTTCAGGAGTAGCATATTCAATAATGTTTTCTAAATTATTTGCCGAAAATGGCCCGTTAAACCAGATGATTTATAAATATTTTCATACTACAATTCCATGGTTTACTAACCCTCAATTGGCTATGTTTTCAATATCAATAATTGTTGTATGGAAGTTTATAGGTTATTATGGTTTAATATTATATGCGGGGATAATTAGTATTCCAAAGAGTATATATGAAGCTGCTGAACTTGATGGTGCTAATAAATTAGTAAAGTTTTTTAAAATAACATTGCCTCTATTAAATCCATCAATAATTATGGTTTTAGTATTTGCCATTTCTCTTTCCTTTGGTATTTTTACAGAACCTTATATGATTACTGGTGGAGGACCAATGAGAAGCACTCTTATGCCGATGATGGTAATGTATACATCAGCATTTCAAAAATTGGATCCAACATATGCAGCAACAATGTCTATATTTACTGCAATACTCAGTTTTAGCATAATTTGGATAACAAGAAGATTATTTGAAAGAGAAGTGAGTATTGTATGA
- a CDS encoding LacI family DNA-binding transcriptional regulator: MANIEDVARLAGTSIATVSRVLNNKGKFSEKTRLRVLKAVEELNYKPSSQAKHLAKTKYGFKIGVLISQRIKQILEKRKNEFGEMDFYSTVLKGICDGAKENKSQLRIMTFEEFLPQEKWCDGILIIGSDEIPEKILNLDIPKVLVDNYIVGKKINAIISNGFDGAYYVIDKMIKRNFKKIIHIHGSLEFYGFRRRYEGYELAMKNNNLLPITYEVSETQESVNYIIDLVLSKNPEVIFTSNDPIAVMVLNILKKKKIKVPDEIQIIGFDDIVFSSSIEPALSTVKVFKYEMGNVAIERIIELVNGKNLHPYVTSLFTEFIERETTKGAK; encoded by the coding sequence ATGGCTAATATTGAAGATGTAGCTAGACTTGCAGGAACTTCTATAGCAACAGTGTCACGAGTATTAAATAATAAGGGTAAATTTTCTGAAAAAACAAGATTGAGAGTACTGAAAGCAGTTGAAGAACTAAATTATAAACCGTCAAGTCAGGCAAAACATCTTGCAAAAACAAAGTATGGATTTAAAATAGGTGTTTTAATCAGTCAAAGAATAAAACAAATTTTGGAAAAAAGAAAGAATGAATTTGGAGAAATGGATTTTTATTCAACCGTATTAAAAGGAATTTGTGATGGAGCAAAAGAAAATAAATCACAATTAAGAATTATGACTTTTGAGGAATTTTTACCTCAGGAAAAGTGGTGTGACGGTATATTAATTATAGGCTCCGATGAAATTCCTGAAAAAATACTTAATTTGGATATTCCTAAAGTTTTAGTGGATAATTATATCGTTGGTAAAAAAATAAATGCTATTATTTCTAACGGTTTTGATGGAGCGTACTATGTAATAGATAAAATGATAAAAAGAAATTTCAAAAAAATTATTCATATTCATGGTTCGTTAGAATTCTATGGTTTTAGAAGACGATATGAAGGCTATGAATTAGCTATGAAAAATAATAATTTATTACCTATTACATATGAAGTTTCAGAAACTCAGGAATCCGTAAATTACATAATTGATCTTGTTTTATCTAAAAATCCAGAAGTTATTTTTACTTCCAACGACCCTATTGCTGTTATGGTTTTAAATATTTTGAAGAAGAAAAAAATAAAAGTTCCAGATGAAATACAAATAATAGGTTTTGATGATATTGTTTTTTCTTCATCCATTGAACCAGCACTTTCAACTGTAAAAGTATTTAAATACGAAATGGGAAATGTTGCCATAGAGAGAATTATAGAACTTGTTAACGGTAAAAATTTGCATCCATATGTTACTTCGTTATTTACGGAGTTTATAGAGAGAGAAACAACAAAGGGGGCGAAATAA
- a CDS encoding MFS transporter, with amino-acid sequence MNESEKRNFILFVVGRMVSLIGSGIQMVAMPLFILDLTGSGTKMGLFATINMVPALILAPFAGVIGDRFNRKKIMVLMDYLRGFIILSLAYLTYINKLNLFVLFSFQVVISLLDSFFGAATSAMIPDLVPEKDLMKANSITESISSASMIIGPVLGGVIYGFWGMQWIFILNGISFILSAISEMFIRYEKTSKLKSHVNAKIILNDLKESILFIFNNDILRNLILLAISLNFLFNPLFVVLLPYTFREIIGFSAQQYGLLETSWTVGILVGNIFLAIFFSKRNPQKLFKNGFYGMIVLNFLIAIMVFPDILAYFGNIWTIFIIVSIILIMMGITNAFVNTPISVYFQQIIPNENRSKIFSALGVIFQAATPVGMLILGILIDHVAVHWLFLAIGILLFIDIFLFSGKISQISFVLPEEE; translated from the coding sequence ATGAACGAATCTGAAAAAAGAAATTTTATTCTTTTTGTTGTTGGAAGAATGGTTTCTTTAATAGGAAGTGGTATTCAAATGGTTGCAATGCCGTTATTTATATTAGATTTAACCGGTTCAGGTACAAAAATGGGATTATTTGCAACTATAAATATGGTTCCCGCTCTTATCTTGGCACCTTTTGCTGGAGTAATAGGAGATAGATTCAATAGAAAAAAGATTATGGTACTTATGGATTATTTAAGAGGTTTTATAATTTTATCCCTTGCATATTTGACATATATAAACAAATTGAATTTATTTGTATTATTTTCATTTCAGGTTGTTATTTCTTTACTTGATAGTTTTTTCGGTGCAGCAACCAGCGCTATGATTCCTGATCTTGTCCCCGAAAAAGATTTAATGAAAGCAAATTCAATCACCGAGAGCATTAGTAGCGCTTCAATGATAATAGGTCCTGTATTAGGCGGAGTTATTTATGGATTCTGGGGAATGCAATGGATTTTTATATTAAATGGTATTTCCTTTATCCTTTCAGCCATTAGCGAAATGTTCATCCGATATGAAAAAACAAGCAAATTAAAATCTCACGTAAATGCTAAAATTATTTTAAATGATCTAAAAGAATCCATTCTTTTTATTTTTAATAATGACATTTTAAGAAATCTCATTTTATTGGCAATATCTTTAAATTTTTTATTCAACCCACTTTTTGTTGTTCTTCTTCCATATACATTTAGAGAAATTATTGGTTTTTCTGCACAACAATATGGCTTACTAGAAACATCATGGACTGTTGGAATTTTAGTAGGAAATATCTTTTTAGCTATTTTCTTTTCAAAAAGAAATCCTCAAAAATTATTTAAAAATGGCTTTTATGGTATGATTGTTCTAAATTTTTTAATAGCAATAATGGTATTTCCTGACATATTAGCATATTTTGGTAATATCTGGACAATTTTTATTATAGTTAGTATAATCTTAATCATGATGGGAATTACAAATGCATTTGTCAACACACCTATAAGCGTTTATTTCCAACAAATAATCCCAAACGAAAACAGATCAAAAATTTTCTCTGCACTTGGCGTAATCTTTCAAGCAGCAACACCAGTTGGAATGTTAATTCTTGGCATTTTAATAGATCACGTGGCAGTTCATTGGTTATTTTTAGCAATTGGTATCCTATTGTTTATAGATATATTCTTATTCTCTGGAAAAATTAGTCAAATATCCTTTGTATTACCAGAAGAAGAGTAG
- a CDS encoding AzlC family ABC transporter permease, protein MKEFYRGIKDGIPICLGYFTIAVTFGLLVKSNEIPSYVGWLMSIFVFAGASQFVAIDMIKNASILEIGLTTFFLNLRHILMSSTIATKMPKDKKNILLSLGITDETFSVSYFNNPKRISFEYLSGVILISYFGWIIGTIIGTEFYSLFSTDLQNSLGIALYAMFVSILIPNLKKSLLPSLSVLSSIIIYIFLKSFIPKYYSIIITSILVSFVFSILEGDEDE, encoded by the coding sequence ATGAAAGAATTTTATAGAGGAATAAAAGACGGAATACCAATTTGTCTTGGTTATTTTACTATAGCTGTTACTTTTGGATTGTTGGTAAAATCAAATGAAATACCATCCTATGTTGGATGGTTAATGTCTATTTTTGTTTTTGCGGGAGCAAGCCAATTTGTGGCTATTGATATGATAAAAAATGCCTCTATTTTGGAAATAGGACTAACTACTTTTTTTCTTAATTTAAGACATATATTAATGTCATCGACTATTGCAACAAAAATGCCAAAGGATAAAAAGAATATCTTATTATCCCTTGGCATCACCGATGAAACCTTTTCTGTTTCATATTTTAACAATCCTAAAAGAATTTCTTTTGAATACTTATCTGGTGTTATTCTTATATCTTATTTTGGATGGATTATTGGAACTATCATTGGGACAGAGTTTTATTCTTTATTTTCAACTGATCTTCAAAACAGTCTTGGTATAGCTTTATATGCAATGTTTGTAAGTATATTAATTCCAAATTTGAAAAAGTCTTTACTTCCATCTTTAAGTGTATTATCTTCAATAATAATTTATATATTTTTAAAAAGTTTTATACCAAAATACTATTCTATTATAATTACATCAATTTTAGTTTCTTTTGTTTTTTCAATTTTAGAAGGTGATGAAGATGAGTAG
- a CDS encoding NifB/NifX family molybdenum-iron cluster-binding protein, with protein MKIVIPVLEDNGKSSPISEHFGHAPYFAFITLNDNSYEVEVIKNPLEEHGPGDIPNYLNDKGVNMLVVRGIGGRAIAFFEQFGIQVIRGADGTVEEIIEALKEHKLIDREYEVKEKFHNH; from the coding sequence ATGAAAATTGTAATTCCAGTATTAGAAGACAATGGGAAATCTTCCCCTATAAGCGAACATTTTGGACACGCACCATATTTTGCTTTTATTACATTAAACGACAATTCTTATGAAGTTGAAGTAATAAAAAATCCTCTTGAAGAACACGGACCTGGAGATATTCCAAATTATCTTAACGACAAAGGAGTTAATATGCTTGTAGTAAGAGGTATAGGCGGAAGAGCAATAGCATTTTTTGAGCAGTTTGGAATTCAGGTAATTAGAGGTGCTGATGGAACCGTCGAAGAAATCATCGAAGCTTTAAAAGAACATAAGCTTATAGATAGAGAATATGAAGTAAAAGAAAAATTCCATAATCATTAA
- a CDS encoding PfkB family carbohydrate kinase — MTNREKEILELIKENPFITQDELAKQLNIARSSVAVHIANLIKKGYILGRGYIINKLDYVTVIGGANIDINGFPNKKLKLKDSNPGKLKISPGGVGRNIAENLSRLNINTKLLTAIGNDIYGKKIIEHSKNIGIDISDSLILSDFSTSTYLAILDEKGDMAVGLSDMEICEKIDINYIKSKKNIIEKSKAVILDTNLPQKTIEYITKNINNTFIVDTVSTAKTVKILNILNYVHSIKPNIYEAEILSGIKIENKKDAEKAVRNIINKGVKRVFLTMGKDGILCADKNKTIYIKTPKIKVINATGAGDAFTAGIVLGYLNNYSLEKTAKISIAASAITLESEGANSEQLSKENIENKLKEMKL; from the coding sequence ATGACAAATAGAGAAAAGGAAATTTTAGAACTAATAAAAGAAAATCCTTTCATAACCCAGGACGAATTGGCTAAGCAACTAAATATAGCCCGTTCTTCTGTTGCTGTACATATTGCCAATTTAATAAAAAAAGGATATATTTTAGGTAGAGGATATATAATAAATAAACTTGATTATGTAACGGTAATAGGCGGAGCAAATATTGATATCAACGGATTTCCAAATAAAAAACTAAAATTAAAAGATTCAAACCCCGGTAAATTAAAAATCTCACCTGGTGGTGTAGGAAGAAATATCGCAGAAAATCTTTCAAGATTAAATATAAACACTAAATTACTAACAGCTATTGGAAATGACATATATGGCAAAAAAATTATTGAACATTCTAAAAATATAGGAATTGACATTAGTGACTCATTAATACTAAGTGACTTCTCAACATCAACTTATCTTGCTATACTCGATGAAAAAGGAGATATGGCTGTTGGATTATCCGATATGGAGATATGCGAAAAAATAGATATAAATTATATTAAATCCAAAAAAAATATTATTGAAAAGTCTAAAGCTGTTATACTCGATACTAATTTACCTCAAAAAACAATAGAATATATTACAAAAAACATTAACAACACATTTATTGTAGATACAGTTTCTACCGCAAAAACCGTTAAAATATTAAATATACTCAATTATGTCCATTCCATCAAACCTAATATATATGAAGCTGAAATACTTTCTGGCATAAAAATCGAAAACAAAAAAGATGCTGAAAAAGCTGTTAGAAATATTATTAATAAAGGAGTTAAAAGAGTATTTTTAACAATGGGAAAAGATGGAATTTTATGTGCTGACAAAAATAAAACGATATATATAAAAACACCGAAAATTAAAGTAATAAATGCAACTGGTGCCGGAGACGCATTTACAGCAGGAATAGTATTAGGATATTTAAACAACTATTCTTTAGAAAAAACAGCGAAAATTTCCATAGCTGCCTCGGCAATTACATTAGAGTCAGAAGGGGCAAATTCAGAACAATTATCAAAAGAAAACATAGAAAATAAATTAAAGGAGATGAAACTATGA
- a CDS encoding glycosidase produces MELKLKRHPLNPLFGPNPDHLWESRFVFNPAVVYDGELFHMLYRAQGEDMVSRLGYAVSVDGVHFNRMEKPVFEPQELNELYGVEDPRLTFINGKYYMCYTAYSPDNISVALASTKNFFIWERYGIVLPESPNKDAGIFPEKVNGKYIMIHRLEPDIWFAYSDDLIHWGNYVKIASPREGYWDNLKIGLGGPPIKTKYGWLMLYHGVEEASRNIYRLGFMLLDLDDPTKVLKRSEKPILEPEETWEKFGGVPTVVFSDAIVEYKDEYYIYYGAADNYIALATISKDEVFKWILE; encoded by the coding sequence TTGGAACTAAAACTTAAAAGACATCCATTAAATCCTTTGTTTGGCCCAAATCCCGATCATTTGTGGGAATCGAGATTTGTTTTTAATCCTGCTGTGGTTTATGACGGGGAATTATTCCATATGTTATATAGAGCTCAAGGAGAAGATATGGTCTCAAGACTTGGATATGCTGTGAGTGTTGATGGTGTGCATTTTAATAGAATGGAAAAACCTGTATTTGAGCCCCAGGAATTAAATGAATTATATGGTGTAGAGGATCCTCGATTAACCTTTATTAATGGAAAGTATTATATGTGTTATACTGCATATTCCCCTGATAATATTAGTGTTGCTTTGGCTTCTACAAAGAACTTTTTTATATGGGAAAGATATGGAATTGTTTTGCCTGAAAGTCCAAACAAAGATGCAGGTATATTTCCTGAAAAGGTTAATGGAAAGTATATTATGATTCATAGATTAGAACCTGATATATGGTTTGCGTATTCTGACGATTTAATTCATTGGGGAAATTATGTAAAAATAGCCAGTCCTCGGGAAGGGTATTGGGATAATTTAAAAATAGGTCTTGGAGGGCCACCAATTAAAACTAAATATGGTTGGTTAATGTTATATCATGGGGTTGAGGAGGCTTCGAGAAATATATATAGATTAGGATTTATGTTGCTTGATCTTGATGATCCAACGAAAGTATTAAAACGTTCTGAAAAACCAATTCTTGAACCTGAAGAAACATGGGAAAAGTTTGGTGGCGTTCCAACTGTTGTGTTTTCTGATGCAATAGTTGAGTATAAGGATGAATATTATATTTATTATGGCGCAGCTGATAACTATATTGCACTGGCTACAATTTCTAAAGATGAAGTATTTAAATGGATATTAGAATAA
- a CDS encoding ABC transporter substrate-binding protein, giving the protein MKKLMVFLFIFIFIMSFGKTKLVFWTAPNPNQEAYWKKLVAEYEKLHPEIDIEWTTIPAAGSSEEAILSAIASGRTPDICTNIFSGFAAQLIELDQLVELNKLPGFNDLIAKRKMEEIIKGWNFMGKTYVFPIYSNPILIWWRADLLEKYGWSKPPRTYSEVYELSKKFVIPKKQYTMRVVAGRNWWDRWFDYITYYYAASEGKPYIDLKKYRAVYNNDAGLAVAKFFETMFKNGWTAVDLGNAPLYHGAILGSLKGPWEIPYAEKQFPDVIKNIVITPPIVPDNYPKDKPIYTFADTKGLVIFKSSKHQKEAWEFVKWVFSNPENDKLWLEMTKMPPARADLLTNSLFKDFFAKNRLAAKYAEYVGYAVPPALISKTVDVQDEMTVSLIEPLMYGKASAETAIKNSVKKINRIIW; this is encoded by the coding sequence ATGAAGAAATTAATGGTATTTTTGTTTATTTTTATTTTTATCATGAGTTTTGGTAAAACCAAATTAGTATTTTGGACAGCACCAAATCCAAATCAAGAGGCCTATTGGAAAAAATTAGTTGCAGAATATGAAAAGCTTCATCCTGAGATCGATATTGAATGGACTACAATTCCGGCTGCAGGAAGCTCTGAAGAAGCTATTTTAAGTGCAATAGCTTCTGGAAGAACACCGGATATATGTACAAATATCTTTTCGGGTTTTGCAGCTCAATTGATTGAATTAGATCAGCTTGTGGAATTAAATAAGCTTCCAGGATTTAATGATTTAATTGCTAAGCGTAAAATGGAAGAAATCATAAAAGGTTGGAATTTCATGGGGAAAACGTATGTTTTTCCAATATATTCAAATCCAATTTTAATATGGTGGAGAGCTGATTTATTAGAAAAATATGGTTGGTCAAAACCTCCAAGAACATATTCTGAGGTTTATGAATTATCAAAAAAATTTGTAATTCCTAAAAAACAATATACAATGCGTGTTGTTGCAGGAAGAAACTGGTGGGATAGATGGTTTGATTATATTACATATTATTATGCTGCAAGTGAAGGAAAGCCTTATATCGACTTGAAAAAATATAGAGCTGTTTATAACAATGATGCAGGATTAGCTGTAGCAAAATTCTTTGAGACAATGTTTAAGAATGGTTGGACAGCTGTAGATTTAGGGAATGCACCTTTATACCACGGAGCGATATTAGGAAGCTTGAAAGGTCCATGGGAAATACCATATGCTGAAAAACAATTTCCAGATGTTATAAAAAATATTGTTATTACACCACCAATAGTTCCTGATAATTACCCAAAAGATAAGCCTATTTATACATTTGCTGATACAAAAGGGCTTGTTATATTTAAAAGTTCAAAACATCAAAAGGAAGCATGGGAATTTGTAAAATGGGTATTTTCAAATCCTGAGAACGATAAATTATGGTTAGAAATGACAAAAATGCCACCGGCTAGAGCGGATTTGCTTACAAATTCTTTATTTAAAGATTTCTTTGCTAAAAATAGATTAGCTGCTAAATATGCTGAATATGTTGGCTATGCTGTACCACCTGCATTAATTTCAAAAACTGTGGATGTTCAGGATGAAATGACTGTTAGCTTGATAGAACCTTTGATGTATGGTAAAGCATCTGCAGAAACAGCTATAAAGAATTCTGTAAAGAAAATAAATAGAATTATATGGTGA
- a CDS encoding SHOCT domain-containing protein: MRGYYPGYHTGFFGLGYGWYGWIEMILVGVVIFAVIYLLIKGLTRKDNYRDAYYVSGGTQKNKALEILKEQFARGEISEEEFLRKRKLIEE, translated from the coding sequence ATGAGAGGGTATTATCCAGGTTATCATACAGGATTTTTTGGATTAGGTTATGGATGGTATGGTTGGATAGAAATGATTCTGGTAGGAGTTGTAATTTTTGCAGTCATTTATTTATTAATAAAAGGGTTAACCAGAAAAGATAATTATAGAGATGCTTATTATGTTTCAGGTGGAACTCAGAAAAACAAGGCTCTTGAAATTTTAAAAGAACAATTTGCGAGAGGCGAAATTAGTGAAGAAGAATTTTTAAGAAAAAGAAAATTAATCGAGGAATAA
- a CDS encoding carbohydrate ABC transporter permease, protein MKKIINIFFHIIMFSLAVLWLYPYIWLLMSSLKPSSEIYTRFWPTHFTLEHFKFILESAEKMQRPFIRAFLNSVFISVTVTLSVILTSSIISYALAKLEFKGREKIFNFLIFQMVFPGFMFTIPLYILIRNLGLLNTYSAIILPSLMSGWGIFMITQSYRSTPSDYIEAAKMDGASDLWIIFKIMIPLNKSAISIVSLFTFIGIWDNFMWPLIVMKDYNKMPLSVLLASFNHEYGAYIGPILAGAVIQTIPMVILFLLFRKYFLQGISITLK, encoded by the coding sequence ATGAAAAAGATTATAAATATATTTTTTCATATTATAATGTTTAGTCTGGCTGTTTTATGGTTATATCCCTATATATGGTTATTAATGTCTTCGTTAAAACCATCATCTGAAATATATACAAGGTTTTGGCCAACGCATTTTACATTGGAACATTTTAAATTTATTTTAGAAAGTGCTGAAAAAATGCAACGCCCATTTATAAGAGCTTTTTTAAATAGCGTCTTTATATCTGTTACCGTAACCCTTTCGGTTATATTAACTTCATCTATAATATCTTATGCGCTTGCAAAATTAGAATTTAAGGGAAGAGAGAAAATATTTAACTTTCTTATTTTTCAAATGGTTTTTCCGGGATTTATGTTTACAATTCCGCTTTATATACTTATTAGAAATTTGGGATTATTAAACACATATTCGGCTATAATACTTCCAAGTTTAATGAGTGGATGGGGAATATTTATGATTACACAAAGCTATAGGAGTACTCCCAGTGATTATATTGAGGCTGCAAAGATGGATGGAGCTTCAGATTTATGGATTATCTTTAAAATAATGATCCCGTTAAATAAATCCGCAATTTCAATAGTTTCTTTATTTACGTTTATTGGAATTTGGGATAACTTTATGTGGCCTTTAATTGTTATGAAAGATTATAATAAAATGCCTTTATCAGTGCTTCTGGCAAGCTTTAACCATGAATATGGTGCGTATATTGGTCCGATATTAGCAGGTGCAGTTATTCAAACTATACCAATGGTAATTTTGTTCCTGTTGTTTAGAAAATATTTCTTACAGGGTATATCAATTACACTAAAGTGA